In Cupriavidus taiwanensis, the following proteins share a genomic window:
- a CDS encoding DNA polymerase II → MALQQGFILTRHWRDTPDGTEVEFWLATDDGPRRLRLALQPSVAFVPQVQRERAEALLSRERAVELRPLALRDFQRRPVLGLYCAQHRQLIQLARTLRDAGVDVYEADIRPPERYLMERFITAPVWFDGEPDGAGVLRNAQMKPSADYRPALRLVSLDIETSAAGELYSIALEGCGQRQVYVLGPAPQAPVDVDFALTYCATRPELLHRLNQWMADHDPDAIIGWNLVQFDLRVLQEQARRFQVPLRLGRGGTEMEWREHNAQQHFFASAPGRLIIDGIEALRSATWSFPSFSLDGVAQALLGEGKAIDNPYDRMDAIDRMFAHDKPALARYNLRDCELVTRIFEKTELLRFLLERATVTGLPADRSGGSVAAFTHLYMPLMHRQGLVAPNLGEKAPEASPGGFVMDSRPGLYESVLVLDYKSLYPSIIRTFLIDPVGLVEGLAHPDDADAVPGFRGARFSRTRHCLPAIVARVWQGREAAKRDGNKPLAQALKIIMNAFYGVLGSSGCRFFDARLASSITMRGHEIMRQTRALIEARGYEVIYGDTDSTFVWLRRARTEADAAQIGRSLVAYVNDWWRDHLWQTYGLESALELQFETHFRRFLMPTIRGAELGSKKRYAGQVERPDGTREMVFKGLETVRTDWSPLAQRFQQTLYEKVFNREPYADYVRDIVRRTLAGELDEELVYRKRLRRRLDEYQRNVPPHVRAARLADDFNARHGRPPQYQRGGWISYVMTIAGPEPLEARSAPIDYAHYVSRQLQPIADAILPFLDDEFETLLSGQMALFPQ, encoded by the coding sequence GTGGCACTTCAGCAAGGCTTCATCCTGACCCGTCACTGGCGTGATACGCCAGACGGGACCGAAGTGGAATTCTGGCTGGCGACGGATGACGGGCCGCGCCGGCTACGGCTGGCGCTGCAGCCATCGGTTGCCTTTGTGCCGCAGGTGCAGCGCGAGCGTGCCGAGGCACTGCTGTCGCGCGAGCGCGCGGTCGAACTGCGCCCGCTGGCGCTGCGCGATTTCCAGCGCAGGCCGGTGCTGGGACTGTACTGCGCCCAGCACCGGCAGCTGATCCAGTTGGCCAGGACACTGCGCGATGCCGGCGTGGACGTGTATGAAGCCGATATCCGCCCGCCGGAGCGCTACCTGATGGAGCGCTTCATCACCGCGCCGGTGTGGTTCGACGGCGAGCCGGATGGCGCCGGCGTGCTGCGCAACGCGCAGATGAAGCCGTCGGCCGACTACCGGCCGGCGCTGCGCCTGGTGTCGCTCGATATCGAAACCAGCGCGGCGGGCGAGCTCTATTCGATCGCGCTCGAAGGCTGCGGCCAGCGCCAGGTCTACGTGCTGGGGCCGGCGCCGCAAGCGCCGGTCGACGTCGATTTCGCGCTGACCTACTGCGCCACCAGGCCCGAATTGCTGCACCGCCTGAACCAGTGGATGGCCGACCACGATCCCGATGCGATCATTGGCTGGAACCTGGTGCAGTTCGACCTGCGCGTGTTGCAGGAGCAGGCGCGCCGGTTCCAGGTGCCGCTGCGGCTGGGGCGCGGCGGCACGGAAATGGAATGGCGCGAGCACAATGCGCAGCAGCACTTCTTCGCCAGCGCGCCGGGGCGCCTGATCATCGACGGCATCGAGGCGCTGCGCTCCGCCACCTGGAGTTTTCCGTCCTTCAGCCTCGACGGGGTGGCGCAGGCGCTGCTCGGCGAAGGCAAGGCCATCGACAATCCGTACGACCGCATGGACGCGATCGACCGCATGTTCGCCCATGACAAGCCGGCACTGGCGCGCTACAACCTGCGCGACTGCGAGCTGGTGACGCGGATCTTCGAGAAGACCGAGTTGCTGCGGTTCCTGCTCGAGCGTGCCACGGTCACGGGCTTGCCGGCCGACCGCAGCGGCGGCTCGGTGGCGGCGTTCACGCACCTGTACATGCCGCTGATGCACCGCCAGGGTCTGGTCGCGCCCAACCTCGGCGAGAAAGCGCCCGAGGCCAGCCCGGGTGGCTTCGTCATGGACTCGCGCCCAGGGTTGTATGAATCCGTGCTGGTGCTGGACTACAAGAGCCTCTACCCGTCGATCATCCGCACCTTCCTGATCGATCCGGTTGGCCTGGTCGAAGGCCTGGCGCATCCGGACGACGCCGATGCGGTGCCGGGCTTCCGCGGGGCGCGCTTTTCGCGGACCAGACACTGCCTGCCGGCCATCGTGGCACGGGTGTGGCAGGGCCGCGAGGCCGCCAAGCGCGATGGCAACAAACCGCTGGCGCAGGCCCTCAAGATCATCATGAACGCGTTCTACGGCGTGCTCGGCTCCAGCGGCTGCCGCTTCTTCGATGCGCGGCTGGCATCGTCGATCACCATGCGCGGGCACGAGATCATGCGGCAGACCCGGGCGCTGATCGAGGCGCGCGGCTACGAGGTGATCTACGGCGATACCGACTCGACCTTCGTCTGGCTGCGCCGCGCCCGCACCGAAGCCGACGCCGCGCAGATCGGGCGCAGCCTGGTGGCCTACGTCAACGACTGGTGGCGCGACCATCTGTGGCAGACCTACGGGCTCGAAAGCGCGCTGGAGTTGCAGTTCGAGACGCACTTCCGGCGCTTCCTGATGCCGACCATCCGCGGCGCCGAGCTGGGCAGCAAGAAGCGCTATGCCGGCCAGGTGGAGCGTCCCGACGGCACGCGCGAGATGGTGTTCAAGGGGCTGGAGACGGTGCGCACCGACTGGTCGCCGCTGGCGCAGCGCTTCCAGCAAACGCTCTACGAAAAAGTCTTCAACCGCGAGCCGTATGCGGACTATGTGCGCGACATCGTGCGCCGCACGCTGGCCGGCGAACTCGACGAGGAACTGGTCTACCGCAAGCGGCTGCGGCGCCGGCTTGACGAGTACCAGCGCAACGTGCCGCCGCACGTGCGCGCCGCGCGCCTTGCCGACGACTTTAACGCGCGCCACGGCAGGCCACCCCAGTACCAGCGTGGCGGCTGGATCAGCTATGTGATGACCATCGCCGGGCCAGAGCCGCTCGAAGCACGCTCGGCGCCAATCGACTATGCCCACTATGTGAGCCGGCAACTGCAGCCGATCGCCGACGCGATCCTGCCTTTTCTGGACGATGAGTTCGAAACGCTGTTGTCGGGCCAGATGGCACTGTTTCCTCAGTAA
- a CDS encoding VOC family protein: protein MPGKNTICLWYDRDALEAANFYAKTFPDSAVGAVMRAPGDYPDGKEGDVLTVEFTVAGIPCVGLNGGPHFKHSEAFSFQIATDDQAETDRLWDAIVSNGGQESECGWCKDRWGLSWQITPRALLAAITDPDRAAAKRAFDAMMTMRKIDIATIEAARRGAAPG from the coding sequence ATGCCTGGCAAGAACACGATCTGCCTGTGGTACGACCGCGATGCGTTGGAAGCGGCGAATTTCTATGCCAAGACCTTTCCCGACAGCGCCGTCGGCGCGGTGATGCGCGCGCCGGGCGACTATCCGGACGGCAAGGAGGGCGATGTGCTGACGGTCGAGTTCACCGTCGCCGGCATCCCGTGTGTGGGCTTGAACGGGGGCCCGCACTTCAAGCACAGCGAGGCCTTCTCGTTCCAGATCGCGACCGACGACCAGGCCGAGACTGACCGGCTGTGGGATGCCATCGTCAGCAACGGCGGCCAGGAAAGCGAGTGCGGCTGGTGCAAGGACCGCTGGGGCCTGTCATGGCAGATCACGCCGCGTGCGCTGCTGGCGGCGATCACCGACCCGGACCGCGCCGCGGCCAAGCGCGCGTTCGACGCGATGATGACGATGCGCAAGATCGACATTGCCACGATCGAGGCGGCAAGGCGGGGCGCAGCGCCTGGTTGA
- a CDS encoding glutathione S-transferase family protein: MTMTLYYNPQSRASVARWMLEEVGADYALQHLDIAKGESRAPAFLAINPMGKIPTLVLDDGTVLTENGAIIAWLADAYPDAGLMPPPGSSARGTVLRWLFFCGSCFEPALTDRMMRAQAPLPKQTVGWGDYDEVIDAIEKALSPGPFVLGDSFSAADVYLGASLAWAGQFGAPRIRESRCIQDYVGRITARDAFVRAAKG; the protein is encoded by the coding sequence ATGACCATGACGCTTTACTACAACCCCCAGAGCCGCGCGTCGGTGGCGCGCTGGATGCTGGAGGAGGTTGGCGCCGACTACGCGTTGCAGCACCTCGATATCGCCAAGGGGGAAAGCCGGGCGCCGGCTTTCCTGGCGATCAATCCGATGGGCAAGATTCCCACGCTGGTGCTGGATGACGGCACCGTGCTGACCGAGAACGGCGCGATCATCGCGTGGCTCGCCGATGCCTATCCGGACGCGGGGCTGATGCCGCCGCCGGGCTCGTCCGCGCGCGGCACGGTGCTGCGGTGGCTGTTCTTCTGCGGCAGCTGCTTCGAGCCCGCGCTGACTGACCGCATGATGCGTGCCCAGGCGCCGCTGCCCAAGCAGACCGTCGGCTGGGGCGACTATGACGAAGTCATCGACGCCATCGAAAAAGCCCTGTCACCAGGTCCCTTCGTGCTCGGCGACAGCTTCAGCGCCGCCGACGTCTACCTCGGCGCGTCGCTGGCGTGGGCGGGACAGTTCGGTGCGCCCCGCATCCGCGAAAGCCGCTGCATCCAGGACTACGTCGGGCGCATCACCGCCCGCGACGCCTTCGTCCGCGCGGCCAAAGGCTAG